A segment of the Agrobacterium tumefaciens genome:
CGGTAGCCACAGCTACAAGTTTTCGATCAAGCGAACGCAACAGCACGCCATTGAGCATTTCTCGAATGTCGTTCGTTCCAGAGGCAAAGGAAACGGCGCCGAGTAAGCTGGAAAGGTCAGCCGTAAACTCCTCGCCATAATTATCATCCCCGAATGAAGGGAAGTCGCGCGCGTCGAGTGTCTTCAGCGAAAACCGGCTGCGCCCAGACTTCACGATAAGCTTGTCGCCATCAAGCGAGATGGAAACGTCAGTTGAGCCAGCCTTTTTGGCAATTTCGCCGAATAGCTTGGCTTCGACGCAAATGTCTCCTTCCGCCAATACATCGGCTTGCGCTCGCGCTTCTGCCAGGATGGTCAAGTCTGTCGCCATGACTGTAAGGACGCCATCCTTGGCCGTGAGCCGAAGGCTAGACAGTATTTCAATGATGTTTCTGCTTTCGACAACGCGGCTCACGGTCGAAATGACGCGAGCTAGTTCAGATCGACTGATCGTAAACTGCATATTCGTCTCCTCAATGTGTGGTGGTGCCTGCCGTGGTTAGCGGCAGGCTGGATGGTGTTAGGCTGCGAAAGAGAACGGCGACGGTTTCTTCGGCGGCTCGTAGCCGATCGGATAGCCGAGACCATCCTCGCCTTCATCGTACCGGCTCTCGTCGAACTGCTCGCCCTTCAACTCAGCGATCTTCTTGAGCAACCCGACCGCGCTGCCTGGCTGCTCTTCGTTGTCGTTTGCCACCCACGATTCCTTGCCCTCATCATCAACTGTAAGGGCGGATATGGCCGCATCAAGAGAGAAAGGCGTGCCTTCCGTGCCGAGAACGACTTTCTCGCCGTATGCGCCGCCGATCTGGTCTTTCAGCTCTTCCCACGTGTCGATCTTCACCTTACGGCCCGCCAACACAATTTTGAGCACGTCGCCCTTGCCGATCGTGTAACCGCGATCCTGATACTTGAGGACGCGTGTCGCTGACGCCAGCGGATAGCGTGTGCCAGGATGAAAGCGAAGGAAGCGCTGAGAGTTGTGCTTCAGGAAGTCGTCGTGGAATGAGAATTCGTCACTGTCGAAATCCAGCGCACCCATGACGACGGTAAAGTCGAACGCGTCGAAGATATCCTGCGCCGTCGGGAAAAAATCGAAGTGCATAAACTGAACTGGTGTTCCGCCATTGTCTGTGAACGTCACAGCACGCTTTGTCGTTGAGATGCACCAGAACCCGTTTTCGTAAGATTCAGCCACTGCATATTCGAAAGCCTCTCGGCTCTTGAAGTATACGTCGACGTCGTTGATGTCTCTATTGGTGAAGACGCTCGTAACAGCTCCGCCGGCCGCGAAAGCGCCGGGGATTGGGTAGCATTTCTCTGTGATCTTTCTGGCTTCCGCCTTGTAGTTCGTCATGCAAATCTCCTCAAACGTGGTGAAGTAGCGGGCCGCTGGTGAGGCAGCCCGCGTTGATGGTTACTTGCTGCCCCAAGGCCGACGCGTCGTGCCGGCGGACGCAGCGGCAGGCTTGTTGTCGTTGCTGGCGGTGGTGCGGCGGTTGTCATTGGCTGCGGCGGGCTGTGGCGCAGGCTGGTTGGCGTCGATAGCCGGGGCTGGGACGTTTCCTTCGTCGGGAAAGTAATAACGCCGAATTTCTGCACGAGCTGGATATTGGCCGTCTTTGGACGGCTTCCCAAGTCCGACCTTGGCGGTAAACGCGAGGAAATGAAGCTGTTCAGAATCTTCTACGCTGTCGACGGACATTGCGCGGCAAAGGCTAGCGAATTGTCTTTGCGCGATCTCCTGGACCTGGGGATTGTTGTGTTCAATGTTGAATTGGGTGAACAACTTGCGCCCTTTGTAGGGTTCTGGCTCAATCACTGTCATCGTGGTTTTCAGGACAGTACCAGTGCCAGCTTTGTTGGGCGCTACATCGCTCGCCTCGATCTCAAAGGAGTAGATTCCATTCGGAAGCTCCTCGTAGTCGCGTTGTTCTGTATCGTGATCCTGCGCATTGAACTTAGTTCCAAGATTAGCCATTCGTGGTCTCCTGTGGTGTGGTGTTTTTCTTGTTGTCATTGGTTGCGATCAACAAGCTTGGTTGGAATGGAGCATCCAGTTTTGCCCCTTTGCGTATGTTTTCCTTCGCCCACATTGGGCGCAGGTTTTCTAGCGCCCAACATCTCTTGAAATCGATGTCGTCTACTGTCTCATAGTTGAATGCAGACCGAGGGATCATGTGATCTACGTGCCATCTACCGTAGTTCTCCCACGTCATGCCTGGCAGGAAACGATCTTCCAGGTGCTCCTTCAATTGACTTGACGTGTACCCCAGAATTTCAAATGTCTTTCTGCCTGCCTTAGAACCTTTTGACAGGCCGCGATGGACGCCGACCTTAATGCTGTTCTCAAGCCTTCCCCTCGGCGTTGCCATTTTCTTTTCGAACTGTTTTCGCCGTTTCTTCTTCACTCTATCAGCGTTTGCCGCCTCCCATTCCCTTCCATAGTTTGGGTTATCTTCTCGAAATCTCTTGTTGCGCTTAGCTACTTTATCTGGGTTTTCACGCTGATAAGCCGCCGCTCTAGCTCGATGTTTTTCAGGGTCTTTTGCATATATCTCAGCGTGGTAGTTTGGATTTTCTTCTAGCCTCCGGCGGTACCGATCTTTAATTTTTTCGGCATTATCCAGTCTATAAGCTGCGTCTAATTCGCTCTTGCAGGCCTTGCACAAGCTAGAAAGACCATCTTTTCGTCCAGCGTGCTTGCTGAAGTTTTCGATAGGAAATACACCTTTGCACTTAGTGCAGCACTTTGTAGACAATCGTCACGCCGCCTCCTCTTCATCAGGCTCTTCGGTAACCTGCGCTGTGACGACATCAGGCTGTGGAGGGAAGTACGCGTTCAGCGCCGCGAAGCCCTGACCTTGCTTGTATTCGAGTACAGCTTTCGGGATCTGATACCGATTGCCAGCGATGAAGCCGGGCCGCTCTTGTACAGCGATGTTCACTTCGCCGCCGCCCTGCCCCCGTTTCGCGGTTTTCTTGAAGCCCAGATCCTCTTTGGCGATCGACACTCGCTGATGAAGGAAGCCGATTAGATCGGAGGCATCGCAGATTGCGCTGCCCGAATCGTCGCGAAGGTTGAGCATGTATCGCGGGTAGCTGTCGGTGGTGACGCCGGGTACTGTCTTGGCCTTCACGTGCGAGATGAGTACGACGTAGTATCCGGCCTTTTTCAGCTTCAGTAGAAGCTTGATGAATTCAAGCCAGATGGCGTGGGCTGCTGCGTAGCCCTTTCCGAATCCTGGCTCCTCGATGTCGGCCCATCCATTGCGGGCGCAGGCCTCTGCATTGATGAAGACCTCCATACCGTCCAGTGCGTCAAGCACGAATGTTCGGCGGTCATGCTCGGCTTCGAGCATGAAGCTGATCTGGTCGACAACATCTTCGTAGCTTTCGGAAACGCCGAACGATTTCATTGGCGCGCCGGCGCTCTGTCTCTCGCCCTCGCCGGTGCGGCAGTAGTAAGGCGCCGGCCATTCAGACGCCAGTGTTGTCTTCCCGAGCTTCGCGCCGCCGTAAATCGTGGTGATCGGCGGATCGGTATCGGAAGTGTCTTTCAATTCATCCCACGAAATAGCCATAAGGCCTCCTCAATGTGGTGTGGTGAAAATGATGGCTGCGATGTAGGCGGCCGCTGCAATGATGATGAGCCACCGCCAATTGCTGATCACCGCGCGAACAGACGGCAAAGCAGCCACCAGAACGCGCCTAGAACGGCGAACGCGACCAAAGCGAACGGGAACAGAGCGATGACCCCGATCGTCGCTGCTGCGCTCACACCGGCCAAAGCGGCACGTTTTAGGCCACGGCGAACGTACTTGCGCGGCGTCGGCGTGACAGGGACGTGGTCGAGCGGTGGTGCGATGAGGGATTCTGTGTACCACGGCGATTTGGAGTTGGTCATGGCAAGAGGCCCGTAACGTAAAGAACGCCGATCGATGGAAAGATTGCCAGCCAAGCGGCGAAGAGGATCACCGCCGCGAATGTCTGAAAACCTTCGATGAAGTTGAGCCAGAAGGCTGGCCAGTTTGTTGCGGGGCGGGTCATTCGGCTGACCGATTCGCATCGAGCTTAAAGGTAATGGACAGCACAGCCGCCAAGGTGGCGTGGTCGACGCTCCCAAGGACCAAGAAGACAGCGGATGCAACCGAGCAAACGATCGCCATTATGCTGCTGAAATTTCTCATAATAGTCTCCTCAATGTGTGGTGAAGTGCGGCTGGTGGTGGCCAGCCGCTTTTGGGTGTTAGGCTGCGAAAGCGTAGACGATGCGACGTGCCTGGTCTGTGGTAATCCCTGCTTGCGTCTCCAACGACGAAATCGCGTCAATCTTCAGACCCAGCGCCGCGAGGTTCTGCCACTTGTGGTCATGGACCGGCTTTGGCTCGTGGTGCGTCGTGGTCAGCGTGAACACGCCGAACTGCTTGCCTTTGTACTTCGCTGCCAGACGCTTGGCTTCCGTCTCGGCTGCACAGGTGGAAGCGTGGACGCGTGGCGTCGACGATGGCTTGGGTTGGCCGTTTTCGATGAGGGCGACGATCGCAGCGACAACGACCAGCTCGATCTCGTGCTCATAGAAGTCTGGACCATTCGTTCGCCAGAACGCCTTGGATGGATCCATTTCTTTCAGGACAAACTCGTTGCCGACTTTGGCGCCGTGACCTGATCCACCGGAGACAAATCCCCCCTTCACCACACGCACCCGATCACCAGCCTTGAATTTCGGCGTGGTGTTATCGTTGCTGGCCTTAGCGGCTGGCTCGTCGATCCATTCGGCGATGATGTCGTTGTCTTTCAGGCTCAACTTATCGTCTCGGTTCGACGATCGGCCGTCATCCGACCAAACTGCGCTGGCATAGTTGCTTCTGTCACCGAACACTGCGCAGCCCCCAGTGAGGAAGGCAGGACCGACCTTTCGACCGTCGCGCGTCTTATAGAACTTGCCAGCCTCGATTTTTAGGGTGGCTGGCTGTGCTGTGGGAGCGGTGGTGAGGATGGGTTCGAGCTCATCCGCTCGCCAAACTAGACCACCTGCGTTATCTCCTCCCCAAGTCTGCAGACCGTTGCCAACCTTGTAGGCCTCGTGGGTCACAGTAAACTCACGACCAATGGAGTTGGACTTATGTGAGAGTTCGGCCCGCACAACTCGCACCCGCTCACCGACGCGCGGCTGCCAGAGTTCGAAGCGACCGGAGGAATGCGAGGCATACCGAGAGTCACCATCCTTATCTACAAAATTGACGCCAGAAGCAGCGTGCGGCTTCGCTCTGAATACGTCGCCAACTTTGTATCCGCCATCTGGGCACGTTTCTTTCATCCGAATATACTCACCCATCACGCCGCTCCTTCCGTGTTTGCCTCGGGCGTAATCACGCGCCGTTTTGTGAAATCGACTTGAATGACGTTGGTGTCGTCATCCTCTTTGGCCGGTGGTGTCGCTTCCTCATCGTGTTCGATCTCGAAGCCGTGCCACCAGATCGTCGTCGCGCCGTCAGCAAGGCGCACCTGGTACTCGCTGCCCCAGTTGCGATCGCCGATGACGACGCCAGTGAGATGAGGGTTTTGTCTGTTGCGGACTTCGTCGCCGAAGTTGAAGAATTCGCAGTCGCAGGTCATGCCGCCACCTCGCGCAACGCGTAATCATTGACAGCCTGGCCAGCCTGCAGGTCGGCATCGTTGTCATTCGCCACGGTAAGAACACGCGGCACAGAGACCGGCATAAGGCCGGAGAGCGTGGAGCATCCGCCGTTGTGCGGAGCCATGCGGGTCATGCGTTCAGGGTTGTTGTCATTGGCCGGGATTACGGCGCGTGGCTTTGCCAGTCCGAATGTGCGCCGCAAACGCTGGTAAGCGGCCATTGGCTTGACGTTGTATCTGGCGGCAATATCTGCGACGCTCTCACCGTTTTCACGGCGCGCGTGCATATCCGCCAGCATTGTGCTGGTGATAAGCGTCATGTCATCTCCTCTTGTGGTGGCTACCTTGTGGTTGACAAAGCAGCAGGACTGTGAAACTAAACCTTTTTTACAAATTTGTCAAGGTTTCGACCTGGGTGGATGCATGCCTGAAATCAAATCCCGCCTGCTACTCGCGCTGCTCAAAGAGCAAAAGCAAAGAGCTGTGAAGGATCGCGCCGTCTACGAAGAACTAGGCGTGCGCCAACAGACATACAGCAGCTGGAAGGCTGGGGTGGTCCCTCGCCCGATGCACTACCCTGCACTTGCCGCCTTCCTTGGCGCATCCGAGGACGATGTTGCGGACATGGCCCGCGAAGCCTCTGAGGCTGTGACCGGCACGATAACGACGATCACGAGCGCCAGAGTTTACGGCCGCATGTCCGACCGAAAGGAAGGCAAGTTCAAGTTTGACGCGTTCAACGACGGCCGCAAGCGCATTCCCGAAGGACGCTATGCTGTTGTCGTCGACACGAAGGCAATGGAGCCGGTCTTCCACGTTGGCGTGAAAGCGTGGCTCGACCCTGCTCGCTGGCCTGCCGTTGGTGACGACGTGCTGGCGCATTCGGGCGGTTTTGCCTGGATAGGGCGATTCGACGGTATGAACGGCGGCGCAGTTCAACTCAGTCGATACGACGGATCGCAGGTCGAAGTGAAAAACGTTGAAGCCGTTCATGTGATCGTCCTTTCCGAGCGGGTGGTTTCGTAAAAAAAGTCGGCGCAGAAGGTTGGTAACCCAAAACGCCTATTGACAATTCCTACAAATTTGTGTAGAAATTCGCTTGTCCGCTGTGGTGGCGGATATGGAACGCGTGCTTTGATCCCGCCTTACGGCGAAGGTCTCCTCGGCGCGGTAGTACGGAGAAAGGGCGGAGTTACGGGTGGTGCCGGCTCATTACGCCCTTTTTCGTTTTCTGCTTTACGCATAACAACGCCGGCAGAGCTTCATGCTCCACCGGCGCTAAGTTTTCGAAGTCATTGTTTGCGGTCTTTCTCATCTGCGTCTCCCCTTCTGGCACTTTTGGTTATTGTTATCGCCAGGTGGTTTGGTCTGGCATCTTAAGGCGGCCCGGTCATTGGCCGCCATCTTCTTCTACGTTCCGGCGCACGCGGCGCCCATCTTCTTCTCACGATCGTCGCTTGGGTCGTCGATCGTCTTCTGTCAAAATCCTCAGTCATGCTCATTTCCTTTCATTTGCAGTTTCGTCTTTGGGTCTTTCGCCCTGTCGGCTTCTGTTTGGCCGCTGTTGATTTTGGTTCTACCGTTTTACCGGTTTAGTGTCAACGCTAAAACGGTTTTATTTTTCATTTTTTTTCCGTTATAGCGGTGCGCATGGCAAAGTTGAGCGACATTATAAGGTCTAAGCGCAAGGAAATGGGCTTAACGCAGAAGGCGTTCGGCAACCTTTTCGGTGCGCAACAGACAACCGTCTCCGATTGGGAGAAGGGCAAAATATCTATGATGCGCAACTGGCAGAAGCTTGCCGTGGCTCTTGGTCTGGGCGAATCGGAGTTTCTCGACCTTATGGCTGAGGCAACGACCGAGTCGGAAAAGACCGAGCGCATGATTCCCGCGTTGCGCCAAGCAACTGCCCCTGTCATTAATACCGGTAGTATCATTGCCGCTCCTAAACCGCCGTCCGGGGAGCGTGACGTGCCTGT
Coding sequences within it:
- a CDS encoding DUF669 domain-containing protein, translated to MANLGTKFNAQDHDTEQRDYEELPNGIYSFEIEASDVAPNKAGTGTVLKTTMTVIEPEPYKGRKLFTQFNIEHNNPQVQEIAQRQFASLCRAMSVDSVEDSEQLHFLAFTAKVGLGKPSKDGQYPARAEIRRYYFPDEGNVPAPAIDANQPAPQPAAANDNRRTTASNDNKPAAASAGTTRRPWGSK
- a CDS encoding AAA family ATPase — encoded protein: MAISWDELKDTSDTDPPITTIYGGAKLGKTTLASEWPAPYYCRTGEGERQSAGAPMKSFGVSESYEDVVDQISFMLEAEHDRRTFVLDALDGMEVFINAEACARNGWADIEEPGFGKGYAAAHAIWLEFIKLLLKLKKAGYYVVLISHVKAKTVPGVTTDSYPRYMLNLRDDSGSAICDASDLIGFLHQRVSIAKEDLGFKKTAKRGQGGGEVNIAVQERPGFIAGNRYQIPKAVLEYKQGQGFAALNAYFPPQPDVVTAQVTEEPDEEEAA